GAGTCGCGCACGGCGAGCAGTCCGGCTCCGGGGCCGGAGTGCGGCCGGGCCGTCTCCACGCAGTTGTTGGCTCCCGTGCTGTAGCTGCTGCGCAGCCAGCGCACGTCGTGCAGGTCGGTACTGGCAGGGACGTTCCGAGGCAGAGCTGACATGGTGCCTCCTTACGCGCCGTCACCTATCCCGGCGATGTAGTCCAACGTGTCCTCGGGTGAAAGGGCGTGCATCCGAAGGGTGTCGAAGGCCTCCGAGTAGGCCATGAGGTCTTCTTTCCGCTCCAGGTAGAGGCTACTCGTCAACTGGTCGAGAACAACCACGTCCAGATCAGAAGTGCTCGGAAATGAGAAGATAACGAAAGGCCCGGTGAGGCCGACATGCGCTCCGGCGCTGAACGGCAGCACCTGGAGCCGGACTTGGGGCAGCCGGGCCGCCTCCATCAGCCGCTCCAGCTGCCGGGCCATCACCTCGGGGCCGCCGACCTCGCGCCGCAGCACCGCCTCGTCCAGCACCGCGCTCAGCACCAGCGGCGGGTCGGCGCGCAGCACGTCCTGGCGGGCCAGGCGCACCTCCACCAGCGTGTCGAGGTCGCTGTCGTCCAGGTCCTTCACGGCCGCCCGGGTCACCGCGCGGGCGTACTCGGGGGTCTGCAGCAGACCGGGCACGACCGTGGTCTCCAGGGTGCGCATCGTGCTCGCCTGCGACTCCAGGCTGATGAAGTCCCGGTAGGTGGGCGGCAGCACCCCGCGGTAGGCGTGCCACCAGCGGTGCCGGTCGCCGGTGTCGCCGGAGCCGGCCAGCATCAGCAGCAGCTCGCGCAGCTGCCTGTCGTGCACCTCGTAGGCGTCGAGGAGTAACCGCACATCCGCTGGTTTCACGCCGCTGGCACCGGTCTCGATACGGCTGACCTTCGACTGGTGCCAGCCGACCAGCCGGGCCGCCTCACCGCTCGTGAGCCCGGCACCGGTGCGCAGCGTGCGCAGTTCGGCGCCCAGTTTGCGGCGGCGCACGGCCGGCCCGTTCTGCATGGGCTCCTCCTTACTCCTTCCGGGCCGCCCGAATACGGTCTCGCGTCGCAGAGTTCACCGCTTCGGGCGACAGATATATGCATATCTTGGTGGATCGCTCCCCGTGACCTGCCCGGTGGTGGCAGGCTGACGAGCAAGCACCAGTCCGGGACCGTACTCGAACCATCCGCGCCGTGTCGGACTGCGGTCCCGTGGGAAAGGGACGACCGCGCCATGGCAGACCATCTGGAAGCATCCGTCACTCTGCCGAGCGATCCCGCCTCGGTCTCCGCGGCCCGCACCTACGTCGTGGGCACGCTCGCGGAGTGGGGCCTGCCGTCGGACACCGAGACGGCCGACACGGTGCGACTCATCGTCTCCGAACTCGCCACGAACGCCGTACAGCACACTTTCGGTCAGTCACCCACCTTCACGGTCGACATCGCCCTGGACCGCGACGAACAGCTTCGCATCGGCGTGACGGACAGTCACCCGCGCTTTCCGAAGAGACTGCCCGCCGCCGTCCAGCAGGACAACGGACGCGGCATGGTCATCATCCGCTGGCTCACCGCGGAGTGCGGCGGCAGACTCCGCGTCCGTCCCACTCGTGAGGGCGGCAAGACGGTCTTCATCGAACTCCCCTGGATCCTCCCGGCGGAACGGACCCGCTAGCCGGCCGGCAGGGGCACGGCAGCCCAGCGGGCGGGGCGGGGTGGCGGGGAGGCGTTGCTCCGGGGCGCGGAGAGGGGACGGCGCGTCGAGGGCGCTCATGCCCCGCGTTCATACGGCCCACCCGGCTGCACAGGCCTTCGACAGGGGTACGGCGTTCGTACGGCCCATCGTGGCCGAACGGGCGCGTCTGCAGGGCTCCGGAAGGCGCCCGCGACCGGTGCGGCGTCGCGGCGCACGCCGGGGCGCGGGTCCGTCGGGGCGCGCCGGACGGCGCATCAGGCGCGGTGCCCCGGTGGGCCGGTCGCTACGCCGGCAGACGGGGCGGCCGGGGCGCTGAGGAGCCTCCGCGGCCGGCAGGAGGTCGCGTCGGCCCCGGGCCCGCCCGTGGGCTCCAGGCGGGCACCGGGGTGGCGCCGACGGTGCTCGGAAGCGGCCCTCCTGCTGGAGCCGCTCCTGCGCTACGGCGGGTCGGCCGGCCTGGGCCGGGCCGGGGCAGCCGGCGTCACCCTGCCGGACCGTCGGGCCGGCCCGCCGTGACGGCCCGGGTCAGTTGACCCGGCCGTACCAGACGCTCCTGGTCCAGATCTTCTGCAGCCGCACCACGTCACCGGTCCTCGGTGCGTGCCAGATCTTCCCGTGTCCGGCGTAGATGCCGACGTGGTAGACGTAGGAGCCCGAGTGGAAGAACACCAGGTCGCCGGCCCTGCGGCTGCGGGCGGAGATGTGGTGCGTCCGGTTGTACTGCGCGGCGGCGGTACGCGGCAGGGTCTTGCCCGCCTTCTTGAACGAGTAGAGCGTCAGCCCCGAGCAGTCGAACCTGCGCGGCCCGGTGGCCCCGTACTGGTACGGCGCCCCCTTCTTGGAGGCCGCGATGTGCAGTGCTTTCGTGGCCAGGGTCGCGGCCGAGGCGTCGGTGGCGAGCCCGGGGACCGCGATCGAGCCGCCCACGGCGGCGAGGGTGAGGGCCGAGGCCGTACCGGCCCGGGCCATGAGCGACGGGACACGATTGAGCGCAGTCATGCGCAACCCTTCGTCAGCCGCCTGTGAAGGATGACCTGTCGGATTCGGGCTGGCGAAGTTGCCCGGCCGCGTTGCCGCGGCTTCACCCCAAGGGCTGCTCGGAACCTCCGCCCGGCCGCGGCGCACAGAGGGCTCTGTGACGCGCGGACGGACATCCGTCCCGGCGACCCGTCTTGCTTGGGTCCTCCACTCCTGCCGATCCACTCCTGTCGACCGGTCGTCCGGGCGGCGGCAGGACTCGGCGTCCGCCCGGACCGCCCCGCCGCGGTCGGCGGGGGCTTGTCGTCGGACGGGATCTTCACCCACGCCGGTCCGAAAATCCCAACGCATCCGGGAATTTGTGGCGTTACTCACCACTCGCCCGTTCGGGTGGACCACGTGATGTTCGAGACATCGTCAGATCCCCGACACACCCTCGGACCTGGGGTTAAGCGCCTCTCCGCGCACCCCGGACGGGCGCGGTGCGCAAGTCGGGAGGCCCGGAAAACGATCCGGATATACACCGGTCGGCGGTACGTCGTTCGGGTCGTTTCAACTCCCGTCCGGTCGGCTCCCGTCGACGCCGGGGTCCGGTACGGCCGCGCGGGCGTCCGGATCAGCCGACGCCGTCCGGCGGGAGCGCGACGCGTGCGGTCCGGCGTTCACCGTCCAGCACCCGCAGGGCCCGTGCCAGCGTGTCCCCGTGCAGCTCCGTCTCGCCCCGCTGGTGCATCAGCGCGAGGGCGTCACGCAGCTCTGCGGCCTTGCGCACCAGGGCCTGGGCTGCGCGCAGCCCGCGATAGGTGTCGCCGCCGTGCGCGGGATTGACGCGGCCCAGCAGGTCGGCGGCCTCCAGATAACGGTCGATCAGGTCGCCCTCGGCGCGCGTGAGCGCGGGCAGCGGCGGAAGGTCCGGCAGCATCGGCGGCTCACCTCGCGTCCGGTGCGCCCGGGGTGCCCCGCCGGGCGGGCACGAGGGCGTCCACCAGGCCGTACTCCACCGCGGCGGGGGCGTCCAGCACCAGGTCCCGCTCCAGGTCGCGGCGGACCTGTCCGGCCGTGCGCCCGGTGTGCCGTACCAGCATCTCCTCCGTCAGCGCACGGATCCGGGCCAGTTCCCCGGCCTGGATGAGCAGGTCGCTCGGCTGGCCCTGCACCGGCTCGGCGAGCCGGGGCTGCGAGAGGACCATGCGCGCGCCCGGCAGGGCGAACCGCTTGCCCGGCGTGCCGGCCGCGATCAGCAGCGCGGCCTGGGAGGAGGCCTGGCCCAGGCAGTAGGTGGCCACGTCGCAACTGACGTAGCGCAGCGTGTCGTAGACCGCCGTCAACGCGCTGAACGTGCCGCCGGGGGAGTTGACGTACAGCGTGATGTCCCGCTCCGGAGCCGCGTGTTCGAGGTACATCAGCTGTGCCATCACGTCGTTCGCGGCCGCGTCGTCCAGCGGGGTGCCGAGGAAGACGATCCGGTCCTCGAACAGCTTGCCGTACGGGTCCAGGGTGCGCACGCCGCTGCCGGTGCGCTCGGTGAACTCGGGCAGGACATGGCGGGCGAACGCTCGGGACATGGGACACCCCTTCTCTCACCCGGGCCCCCCACGGACCCGGCTTCTGTAAAAAATGTACAGGACGTACCTGACGTACGATGGGGGTATGGCCTACGAGATTCCGGTGACGCAAGCCAGGGCTGAGCTCGCCGACCTGATCAACCGGGTGGTGTACGGCGGTGAGCGCGTCGTGGTCACCCGGCACGGCAAGCCGCTGGTCGCGCTGGTGTCGGCCGCCGATCTGGAGCGGCTGGACGCCCTCGAGGAGCAGGCCGGGGAGCAGGTCGTCAGCTCGGTCTCGGGCGTCCGCGAGGCCGGTTCCGCCGCGCGCGAACGGCAGCGCTTCGGGATCGCCGCCGAGCACCGGGGGCCCGGGGTCTCCTGACCCGCGCGGGTATCGGCGGTCCCATCGCGCGGTCATCGGTGGATCAAGGTCTGGTTAACGTCGCCGAAACTCCGGCGCTCTACCCTGCCGATCCACGCCATCAGGGGTTTTTCTGCCCGGGATCGAGGACGATCCGGGGATTGGACCGTGTGTGACACCCGTCCCCGTCGCGATGGCTGCGGCAACCGGACCCCGCACGGTCCGGAGCAAGGACTGTGAGGTGGGACGTGCAACTGACCCCGCACGAGCAAGAGCGGCTGCTGATCCACGTGGCGGCCGACGTGGCCGAGAAGCGCAGGGCCCGCGGGCTCAGGCTCAACCACCCGGAAGCGGTCGCCCTCATCACGTCGCACATCCTCGAAGGCGCGCGTGACGGCCGTACGGTCGCCGAACTGATGTCCTCCGGCCGCAAGCTCCTCACCCGGGACGACGTCATGGACGGCGTCCCCGAGATGATCCACGACGTCCAGGTGGAGGCCACCTTCCCGGACGGCACCAAGCTCGTCACCGTCCACGAGCCGATCGTCTGAGGGGGCCGCGATGATTCCCGGAGAGATCCTGTTCGCCGACGACCCCGTCGTCTGCAACGAGGGCCGCGAGGTCACCCGCCTCACCGTCCTCAACGCCGCCGACCGCCCGGTCCAGGTCGGCTCGCACTACCACTTCGCCGAGGCCAACCCCGGCCTGGAGTTCGACCGCGCCGCCGCCCGCGGCAAGCGGCTGAACGTGGCCGCCGGCACCGCCGTGCGCTTCGAGCCCGGCATCCCCGTCGACGTCGAACTCGTGCCCCTCGCCGGCGCCCGGATCGTGCCGGGGCTGCGCGGGCAGACGGGAGGCGCGCTCGATGCCTGAGATCTCCCGCGGCGCCTACGCCGACCTGTTCGGCCCCACCACCGGTGACCGCATCCGGCTCGCCGACACCGATCTGCTGGTCGAGATCGAGGAGGACCGCTCCGGCGGCCCCGGCGCCTCCGGGGACGAGGCCGTCTTCGGCGGCGGCAAGGTCATCCGCGAGTCCATGGGGCAGTCCCGTGCCACCCGCGCCGACGGCACTCCCGACACCGTGATCACCGGCGCCGTCGTCGTGGACCACTGGGGCGTCGTCAAGGCTGACATCGGCATCCGCGACGGCCGGATCACCGCGATCGGCAAGGCCGGCAACCCGGACACCATGGACGGCGTCCACCCGGACCTCGTCATCGGACCCGAGACCGAGATCATCGCGGGCAACGGGCGGATCCTCACCGCCGGCGCCATCGACGCGCACGTGCACTTCATCTGCCCCCAGGTCGCCGACGAGGCCCTCGCCTCCGGCATCACCACCCTGGTCGGCGGCGGCACCGGCCCCGCCGAGGGCTCCAAGGCCACCACGGTCACCCCCGGCCCCTGGCACCTCGCCCGGATGTTCGAGGCGATGGAGGCCTACCCGGTCAACGTCGGCTTCCTCGGCAAGGGCAACACGGTCAGCCACGAGGCGATGCTCTCCCAGATCCGGGGCGGCGCGGCCGGCCTGAAGCTGCACGAGGACTGGGGCTCCACCCCGGCCGTCATCGACGCCGCGCTGACGGTCGCCGACCGCACCGGCATCCAGGTCGCCATCCACACCGACACCCTCAACGAGGCCGGGTTCGTCGGCGACACCCTCGCCGCGATCGCGGGCCGGGGCATCCACTCGTACCACACCGAGGGCGCCGGCGGCGGGCACGCTCCGGACATCATGACCGTGGTCTCGCAGCCCAACGTGCTGCCCAGCTCCACCAACCCGACCCGGCCCTTCACCGTCAACACCGCCGAGGAACACCTCGACATGCTGATGGTGTGCCACCACCTCAACCCGGCGGTGCCCGAGGACCTGGCCTTCGCCGAGTCCCGCATCCGGCCGTCCACCATCGGCGCGGAGGACATCCTGCACGACCTCGGCGCCATCTCGATCATCTCCTCCGACTCCCAGGCCATGGGCCGCGTCGGCGAGGTGATCCTGCGCACCTGGCAGACCGCTCATGTGATGAAGCGCAGGCGCGGCGCGCTGCCCGGTGACGGACGCGCGGACAACCACCGGGTACGTCGCTATGTCGCCAAATACACGATCAACCCGGCGCTCGCCCAGGGCCTCGCCGCCGAGATCGGCTCCGTCGAGACCGGCAAGCTCGCCGACCTCGTCCTGTGGGAGCCGGCGTTCTTCGGCGTCAAGCCGCTCCTCGTCCTCAAGGGCGGTCAGATCGCCTACGCGCAGATGGGCGACGCCAACGCCTCGATCCCCACACCGCAACCGATCCTGCCCCGCCCGATGTACGGCGCGATCGGCCGTGCCCCGGCCGCCAACTCGGTCAACTTCGTCAGCGCGATGGCCGTCGAGGACGGGCTGCCGGAGCGGCTCGGGCTCGGCAAGCGGTTCCAGGCGATCTCCTCCACGCGCGCGGTCACCAAGGCCGACATGCGGGAGAACGACGCCCGGCCCGACGTCCGGATCGACCCCGACAGCTTCGCCGTGCACATCGACGGCGAACTGGTCGAGGCCACCCCGGCCGCCGAACTGCCCATGGCCCAGCGCTACTTCCTCTTCTGACGGGGTCGTGATGTCACGGGCAGCACTGCTCGTCCTGGCCGACGGCCGCTTCCCCGCCGGAGGGCACGCGCACTCCGGCGGGGCGGAGGCCGCCGTCAAGGCGGGCCGGATCACCTCCGCCGCGAGCCTGGAGGACTTCTGCCGCGGCCGGCTGCACACCGCGGGAGCCGTCGCGGGCGCGCTGGCCGCCGCGGCCGTACTCGGCGCCGACCCGGGGGAGTTGGACGCGGCGGCGGACGCGCGTACGCCGTCACCCGCCCTGCGGGCCGCAGCGCGGCGCCTCGGCCGGCAGCTGCTGCGGGCCGCCCGGGCGAGCTGGCCGTGCGACGAACTCGACGCGCTGGCACGGAGGTTCCCCAAGGGGGCACACCAGCCGGTGGTGCTCGGGTGCGTGGCGCGGGCCGCCGGTCTCGGGCCCGAGGACGCGGCGTACTGCGCGGCGTACGAGAGCGTGAGCGGGCCGGCGACGGCCACGGTACGGCTGCTCAGCCTCGACCCGTTCGACGCGACGGGCGTGCTGGCGCGGCTGGCGCCGGAGCTCGACCGCGTCGTGGACCGAGCCGTGGCCGCGGCGCGGAGCGTGCGCGACGAGGGCGTCGACGCACTGCCGGCGGCTTCCGGGCCCTTGCTGGAGGTCGGCGCGGAGTGGCATGCGGGCTGGCCCGTGCGGCTGTTCGCGTCGTAGAGCCCACCCCCGCCGGGCCGAGGGGCCCCGCCCCTTTCGACCCGCCAGAGGGATCCGCCCCCTTCGACCCGCCAGAGGGATCCGTCCCTTCCACCCCGCCAGGGGCCCGCCCCCTTCCACCCCGCCAGGGGGACCCGCCCCCTGGACCCCGACCGGTCTCACCGCCTCGTCCTCGGCGCCGGATGAGCCGACCGGGGCCGACCTGGCCGAAATGGAGCCGCTGTCATGCACCTCGATCACACCCACCCCGGACCCGCCGCCCTCGGCGCGGACGCGCGCCGGCCCGACGGATCGCGCCGCGCGCTGCGCATCGGGCTCGGCGGGCCCGTCGGGTCCGGGAAGACCGCCACCGTCGCCGCGCTCTGCCGGGCCCTGCGCGACGAGTTGTCGCTCGCGGTCGTCACCAACGACATCTACACCCGTGAGGACGCCGAGTTCCTGCTGCGGGAGGCCGTGCTGCCGCCCGAGCGGATCACGGCCGTGGAGACGGGCGCCTGCCCGCACACCGCGATCCGCGACGACATCTCCGCCAACCTCGAAGCCGTGGAGGACCTGGAGGACGCGGTCGGCCCGCTGGACCTGATCCTCGTCGAGTCCGGCGGCGACAACCTCACCGCGACCTTCTCGAAGGGGCTCGTGGACGCCCAGATCTTCGTGATCGACGTGGCCGGCGGCGACGACATCCCGCGCAAGGGCGGTCCCGGCGTCACCACCGCAGACCTGCTCGTCGTCAACAAGACCGACCTCGCCCCGTACGTCGGCTCCGACCTCGCCCGGATGGCCGCCGACGCCAAGGCCCAGCGGGCCGAACTCCCCGTCGTCCTCCAGTCGTTGCGCAGCGAGCGGGGCGTCGCCGACGTGGCCGCGTGGGTGCGCGGGCGGCTCGCCGCGTGGACGGCGTGACCGCCTCCGGGGTACGGGCGGACGCCCGGATCGTCGCCCGTGCCGACGGCCGGGGCGGGACCGCGCTGGCCGTCCTGGAGAGCGATGGCCCGCTGGCCCTGCGCCGCGTCCGGTCCGGCGGCGCGGAGGCGCGGGTCATGGTCGTCGGCGCGATGAGCGGCCCGCTCGGCGGCGACCGCTTCTCGCTCACGGCGCGTGTGGCGCAGGGTGCCCGGCTGCACGTCGGTTCGGCCGCCGCCACCCTCGCCCTGCCGGGCCAGGCCAAGGGCGAGGCCCGCTACGACGTACGGCTCGACGTGGCCGACGGAGCCGAACTGCACTGGCTGCCGGAGCAGTTGATCTCGGCCCGGGGCAGCGACCTGCGCATCGCCACCCGGGCCGAACTCGCCCCCGGCGCCCGGCTCGTGCTGCGGGAGGAGCAGGTGCTCGGGCGGGCGGGGGAGGAGCCCGGGCGGCTCGGCAGCCGGCTGACCGTGCGGATCGCGGGCCGGACGGTGCTGGACCAGGAGCTGGCCTGCGGGCCCGGGGCCCTGGGCGGCTGGGACGGTCCCGCGGTGCTGGCCGGGCATCGCGCGGTGGGCCAACTCGTCGTCGTACGACCGGATTTCGCCCTGAACGCACCCGCGCCCGCAATGCTGGACGAGTGCGCCGCCCTGATGCCGCTGGCCGGTCCGGCGGTCCTGGTCAGCGCCCTTGCGCCGGACGCCCTGCGGTTGCGGCGAGTCCTGGACGCCTCCCTGGCAAGGCTCATGGGTCGAACATGACCATCCGTTTATCGGATTGGTAAAGATGGCAGGCGACCCCTGTTGTCAGGCCGCTCACAGCCGAGAGGATCCCCCACCTGACCACTCGCAGCGATCCTGATGCAGGGGGAGGGGCCCACTTGAGGGAGAACAGACCGAAGAGCCGCCTGATGGCGCTCGGTTCGGCCGGAGCACTCGTCACCGCCACCCTGGTCGCCGGTGCCGTCTCGGCGCCCGCGGCCACCGCCGCCGGCCGGCCGGCGGCGGACCGGGAGGCCAAGGGCGCCGATGTAGCCGCCGCCCGCGCCGCCAAGGCCGGCATCGACTGGCAGGACTGCCCGGCCGACTGGGGGCTGGCCAAGCCCATCCAGTGCGGCTGGGTCAGCGTGCCCGTCGACTACGCCCACCCGTACGGCAAGCAGATCAAGCTCGCCGTCGACCGTATCGGCAACACGGGGACCAAGGAGGAGCGTCAGGGCGCGCTCGTCTACAACCCCGGCGGCCCCGGCGGCTCCGGGCTGCGCTTCCCGACGCGCGTCATCAACAAGAACCCCGTCTGGGCGAACGCCGCCAAGGCCTACGACTTCGTGGGCTTCGACCCGCGCGGCGTCGGCCACTCCGCGCCCATCTCCTGCGAGGACCCGCAGGAGTTCGTGAAGGCGCCGAAGATGGACCCGGTGCCGGACACCGAGGCGGACAAGCTCGCGCAGCGCAAGCTGGCCCACGAGTACGCCGACGGCTGCCTGGAGCGCACCGGGCGCGCCATGCTCCAGCAGATGACCACGCCGAACACGGCCCGGGACCTGGATGTCATCCGTGCCGCCCTGGGCGAGAAGAAGCTCAACTACCTGGGCGTCTCCTACGGCACCTACCTCGGCGCGGTCTACGGCACCCTCTTCCCGGGCCACCTGCGCCGCATGATCGTGGACAGCGTGGTCAACCCGGACCGCGACAACATCTGGTACCAGGCCAACCTGAACCAGGACGTCGCCTTCGAGGGCCGCTGGAAGGACTGGGAGGACTGGGTCGCCGAGAACGACGCCGCCTTCCACCTCGGCACCACCCGCGACGCCGTCCAGGCCAAGTGGCTCCAGCTGCGCGCCACCGCCAAGAAGAACCCCATCGGCGGAGTCGTCGGCCCGGCCGAGCTGATCTCCTTCTTCCAGAGCGCGCCCTACTACGACTCCTCCTGGGTGCCCGTCGCCACGGTGTTCAGCAAGTACGTCGCCGGTGACACCCAGGCACTGGTCGACGCCGCCGCCCCCGACATGTCCGACACGGCGGGCAACACCTCCGCCGAGAACGGCAACGCCGTCTACACGGCCGTCGAGTGCACCGACGCCAAGTGGCCCACCAGCTGGAAGACCTGGGACCGGGACAACACCCGGCTCAACGCGCAGTACCCGTTCATGACCTGGGCGAACGCCTGGATGAACCTGCCGTGCGCCACCTGGCCGGTCAAACAGCAGAACCCGGTCGAGGTCAGGACCGGCAAGGGCCTGCCGCAGGTGCTGATCGTGCAGTCCACCCGGGACGCCGCCACCCCGTACGAGGGCGCCGTCGAACTGCACAAGCGGTTCCAGGGCTCCCGTCTGATCACCGAGAAGGACGCGGGCTCCCACGGTGTGACGGGCCTGGTCAACCCCTGCATCAACCAGCGCGTCGACGCCTACCTGATCGACGGCAGGCTGGACGGCGCGGACGTGACCTGCACCCCGCACGCCACGCCCAAGCCGTGACAACCGTGTTCCCGCGGTGACGGGGGGCGGCCGGACACTCCGGCCGCCCCTCGTGCCGTGTGCTCAGCTGAGCGGCGCCCTGGGGAACCGGCGCTCCTTGACGCCGTTCTCCGCAGCCTGCCGCTCCTTGACGACGGCCGCGTACTCATCGACGTACTCCTGCTCGGACAGGGCCAGGATGGCGTACATGATCTCGTCCGTGACCGCCCGCAGGATCGCCTTCTCCCCTTCCATCCCGGCATAGCGCGAGAAGTCGAGCGGCTTGCCGAAGCGGATGGTGACCGGGTGGATGTTCGGCACCACCTTCCCGGGCGGCTGGGCCTCGAAGGTGCCGATCATCGCGCACGGCACCACCGGCACGCCGGCCCGCAGCGCCATCACGGCCACACCGACCTTGCCCTTGTACAGCCTGCCGTCGTGCGAACGGGTGCCCTCCGGATAGATCCCGAGCAGCTCGCCCCGGGCCAGCACCTTCAGGCCCTCCCGGATCGCGGCCTGGCCCGCCTCCTTGCCCGAGCGGTCCACCGGGATCTGCCCCGCGCTGCGGAAGAAGAACGCGGTGAGCCGGCCCTTGAGCCCCGGGCCGGTGAAGTACTCCGCCTTGGCGAGGAAGGTGATCCGGCGCCCCAGCACCGCCGGCATCAGGAAGTGGTCGGAGAAGGAGAGGTGGTTCCCGGCGACGATCGCGGGACCGGTGGCCGGCACGTTCTCCAGGCCCTCGATCCGGGGCCGGAAGACCAGTCTCAGCACGGGGCCCAGCAGCACGTACTTGAGCAGGTAGTAGAACACGGCTCGCTCCTCACTTCACCGGCTCCCCTCGGACCCGGCGGCTTGGCAGGTCGGTTCGCCGGTGGCGGGCGATCGGCCGATGTGCACCTGTCCTCATCTGTAGCCATGTTCGCTCACCGTCATGCTGATCCCGCCGGCCGTGCGCGTCCCGGCGGCGAGGCATGGGCTTCGAAGGGAGCGGGCCGCCCGCACGACGTCGCACGAGGCCGGCGAAGGCACCGCGTCCGACACGGACTTGACGCCGCCGTGCGCGGTCAGCCCGCCGTCGACGGGGTCTCGGCGCCGGTGATGAAGGACTCGTCCGACAGGAGGAAGACGACCAGCGAGGCCACCTCCTCGACGGTCCCGGTACGCCCGAGGGGGGTCTCGCGGATGCTGACTCCCGCAGCCCGGCGGCGAGTTCGGCCCACTCCCGCTCGCTGCCCACGTCGAGCCGGCGGCTGCCGGGCGCCTCGGTCACGTCGGTGGCGACGACAAGAGCGTCCTCCCGGGCGAGGGCCGCGCCCCGGCCGCGCACCGCGCCGGTGACGACCACGACCTTGCCCCGCGCGCCGACCTCGAGTTGGAAGTCGGGCACGGCCGAGCCGGGGGACACCGGGATCTCGAGTCGAAGGGCTCCTTGGCGACCAGCTGGTTCGTCTCGGCCGCGCTGCTGCCCCTGACCCGTCGGGTCAGGCCCGAGGCTCCGTGAGGGACTGCTCGGCCCAGATGACCTTGCCGCCGGGGACGAAGCGGGTGCCCCAGCGCTCGGAGAACTGGGAGACCAGCAGCAGTCCGCGGCCGCCCTCGTCGGTGGCGCGCGGATGGCGCAGATGGGGTGCGGTGGCGCTGCCGTCCGAGACCTCGCAGGTCAGCGTCCGGCCCCGGATCAGCCGGAGCCGGAGCGGGGTCTCCGCGTGCCGGATGGCGTTGGTGACCAGCTCGCTCACGACCAGCTCGGTGGTGAACGCCAGATCCTCCAGCCCCCATTCGGTCAGCTGCCGGGCGGCCAGCTTGCGGG
This genomic interval from Streptomyces sp. NBC_00557 contains the following:
- a CDS encoding DUF397 domain-containing protein, with product MSALPRNVPASTDLHDVRWLRSSYSTGANNCVETARPHSGPGAGLLAVRDSKRPAGPALLFSTESWAGFLSAL
- a CDS encoding helix-turn-helix domain-containing protein, whose translation is MQNGPAVRRRKLGAELRTLRTGAGLTSGEAARLVGWHQSKVSRIETGASGVKPADVRLLLDAYEVHDRQLRELLLMLAGSGDTGDRHRWWHAYRGVLPPTYRDFISLESQASTMRTLETTVVPGLLQTPEYARAVTRAAVKDLDDSDLDTLVEVRLARQDVLRADPPLVLSAVLDEAVLRREVGGPEVMARQLERLMEAARLPQVRLQVLPFSAGAHVGLTGPFVIFSFPSTSDLDVVVLDQLTSSLYLERKEDLMAYSEAFDTLRMHALSPEDTLDYIAGIGDGA
- a CDS encoding ATP-binding protein, which produces MADHLEASVTLPSDPASVSAARTYVVGTLAEWGLPSDTETADTVRLIVSELATNAVQHTFGQSPTFTVDIALDRDEQLRIGVTDSHPRFPKRLPAAVQQDNGRGMVIIRWLTAECGGRLRVRPTREGGKTVFIELPWILPAERTR
- a CDS encoding C40 family peptidase, which translates into the protein MTALNRVPSLMARAGTASALTLAAVGGSIAVPGLATDASAATLATKALHIAASKKGAPYQYGATGPRRFDCSGLTLYSFKKAGKTLPRTAAAQYNRTHHISARSRRAGDLVFFHSGSYVYHVGIYAGHGKIWHAPRTGDVVRLQKIWTRSVWYGRVN
- a CDS encoding ATP-dependent Clp protease proteolytic subunit: MSRAFARHVLPEFTERTGSGVRTLDPYGKLFEDRIVFLGTPLDDAAANDVMAQLMYLEHAAPERDITLYVNSPGGTFSALTAVYDTLRYVSCDVATYCLGQASSQAALLIAAGTPGKRFALPGARMVLSQPRLAEPVQGQPSDLLIQAGELARIRALTEEMLVRHTGRTAGQVRRDLERDLVLDAPAAVEYGLVDALVPARRGTPGAPDAR
- a CDS encoding type II toxin-antitoxin system Phd/YefM family antitoxin, with protein sequence MAYEIPVTQARAELADLINRVVYGGERVVVTRHGKPLVALVSAADLERLDALEEQAGEQVVSSVSGVREAGSAARERQRFGIAAEHRGPGVS
- a CDS encoding urease subunit gamma — its product is MQLTPHEQERLLIHVAADVAEKRRARGLRLNHPEAVALITSHILEGARDGRTVAELMSSGRKLLTRDDVMDGVPEMIHDVQVEATFPDGTKLVTVHEPIV
- a CDS encoding urease subunit beta, with amino-acid sequence MIPGEILFADDPVVCNEGREVTRLTVLNAADRPVQVGSHYHFAEANPGLEFDRAAARGKRLNVAAGTAVRFEPGIPVDVELVPLAGARIVPGLRGQTGGALDA
- a CDS encoding urease subunit alpha is translated as MPEISRGAYADLFGPTTGDRIRLADTDLLVEIEEDRSGGPGASGDEAVFGGGKVIRESMGQSRATRADGTPDTVITGAVVVDHWGVVKADIGIRDGRITAIGKAGNPDTMDGVHPDLVIGPETEIIAGNGRILTAGAIDAHVHFICPQVADEALASGITTLVGGGTGPAEGSKATTVTPGPWHLARMFEAMEAYPVNVGFLGKGNTVSHEAMLSQIRGGAAGLKLHEDWGSTPAVIDAALTVADRTGIQVAIHTDTLNEAGFVGDTLAAIAGRGIHSYHTEGAGGGHAPDIMTVVSQPNVLPSSTNPTRPFTVNTAEEHLDMLMVCHHLNPAVPEDLAFAESRIRPSTIGAEDILHDLGAISIISSDSQAMGRVGEVILRTWQTAHVMKRRRGALPGDGRADNHRVRRYVAKYTINPALAQGLAAEIGSVETGKLADLVLWEPAFFGVKPLLVLKGGQIAYAQMGDANASIPTPQPILPRPMYGAIGRAPAANSVNFVSAMAVEDGLPERLGLGKRFQAISSTRAVTKADMRENDARPDVRIDPDSFAVHIDGELVEATPAAELPMAQRYFLF
- a CDS encoding urease accessory protein UreF, translated to MSRAALLVLADGRFPAGGHAHSGGAEAAVKAGRITSAASLEDFCRGRLHTAGAVAGALAAAAVLGADPGELDAAADARTPSPALRAAARRLGRQLLRAARASWPCDELDALARRFPKGAHQPVVLGCVARAAGLGPEDAAYCAAYESVSGPATATVRLLSLDPFDATGVLARLAPELDRVVDRAVAAARSVRDEGVDALPAASGPLLEVGAEWHAGWPVRLFAS
- the ureG gene encoding urease accessory protein UreG; this translates as MHLDHTHPGPAALGADARRPDGSRRALRIGLGGPVGSGKTATVAALCRALRDELSLAVVTNDIYTREDAEFLLREAVLPPERITAVETGACPHTAIRDDISANLEAVEDLEDAVGPLDLILVESGGDNLTATFSKGLVDAQIFVIDVAGGDDIPRKGGPGVTTADLLVVNKTDLAPYVGSDLARMAADAKAQRAELPVVLQSLRSERGVADVAAWVRGRLAAWTA